In the genome of Deinococcus deserti VCD115, one region contains:
- a CDS encoding ABC transporter permease, whose amino-acid sequence MTTTPAPLASPTRIRTAQLLQQYGVLVALGLLILFGALRYDGFLTPYNISTVLAYNSMFGLIALGMTFVIMTGGIDLSVGSVAALASVVAALLSPYGLWPALFGAVAAATLLGLINGLIIAYLKILPFITTLAMLLAARGLALMFSNNESVSADFDHGFTTFGQGSIGGVPFTAIVLFGAFAVGMLALRYTRFGRHVLAIGGNEEASRLMGLPVERTLVLVYVLSGALAGLAGVILASQFGAGQPTEGLGWELTAIAAVVVGGTLLTGGSGSVGSTLVGVLLLGMIFNILNFENGRGTISLSAYWQSVIRGAFLLVVVLLQNRLTRGSKP is encoded by the coding sequence GTGACGACCACCCCCGCTCCCCTCGCGTCTCCCACCCGAATCCGCACCGCTCAACTCCTGCAACAGTACGGCGTCCTGGTTGCCCTGGGTCTGCTTATTCTGTTCGGAGCCCTCCGTTATGACGGTTTCCTGACGCCTTATAACATCTCCACTGTCCTGGCGTACAACTCCATGTTCGGGCTGATTGCGCTTGGCATGACCTTCGTCATCATGACCGGAGGAATTGATCTCAGCGTGGGAAGTGTCGCGGCCCTTGCAAGTGTGGTCGCCGCGCTGCTCAGTCCTTATGGCCTGTGGCCTGCCTTATTCGGCGCGGTTGCCGCAGCGACATTGCTTGGGTTGATCAACGGGCTGATCATTGCGTATCTCAAGATCCTGCCCTTTATCACGACGCTTGCCATGCTGCTGGCCGCGCGAGGACTGGCCCTGATGTTTTCGAACAATGAATCCGTATCGGCCGACTTCGATCACGGGTTTACGACTTTCGGGCAGGGCAGCATTGGCGGCGTCCCATTCACTGCAATCGTTCTGTTTGGCGCTTTTGCGGTAGGAATGCTGGCCCTGCGCTATACCCGGTTCGGACGCCATGTGCTGGCCATTGGTGGGAACGAGGAGGCGTCGCGCCTGATGGGTCTGCCTGTCGAACGGACGCTGGTTCTTGTGTATGTACTCTCCGGTGCCCTCGCTGGCCTCGCGGGTGTCATTCTCGCATCGCAGTTCGGCGCAGGGCAGCCAACGGAGGGCCTGGGATGGGAACTTACCGCCATCGCGGCTGTGGTCGTTGGGGGCACCCTCTTGACCGGTGGGAGCGGTTCGGTCGGGTCAACCCTGGTTGGGGTGCTGCTGCTCGGCATGATCTTCAACATCCTGAATTTCGAGAACGGCCGCGGAACGATCAGCCTCAGCGCCTACTGGCAATCAGTCATCCGCGGTGCCTTCCTGCTGGTCGTGGTGCTTCTCCAGAACCGACTGACGCGAGGATCAAAGCCCTAA